The proteins below come from a single Plantactinospora sp. KBS50 genomic window:
- a CDS encoding TetR/AcrR family transcriptional regulator — MPDRPLRADALRNRRRLLDTAVRAFSRDGAEVTLESIARDAGVGIGTLYRHFPSREALIEAAYRNELAKLCDAVPELLATLPAQAAVRAWMDRFVDYLAAKQGMADALRLAIASGANPFARSRDLLHAALGELLAAGVAAGTVRSDVAPADVLAGLSGVCLVAGEPGQRGQAGRLLDLLMDGLRPRPHPAGTSAK, encoded by the coding sequence GTGCCGGATCGACCCCTGCGTGCCGATGCGCTCCGCAACCGGCGGCGCCTGCTGGACACGGCGGTCCGGGCGTTTTCCCGGGACGGCGCCGAGGTAACCCTGGAAAGCATCGCCAGGGACGCCGGGGTCGGCATCGGCACCCTGTACCGGCACTTTCCCAGCCGCGAGGCGCTGATCGAGGCGGCGTACCGCAACGAACTGGCCAAGCTCTGCGACGCCGTACCGGAACTGCTCGCCACCCTGCCGGCGCAGGCGGCGGTACGTGCCTGGATGGACCGGTTCGTGGACTACCTCGCCGCCAAGCAGGGCATGGCCGACGCGCTGCGGCTGGCCATCGCCTCCGGCGCCAACCCGTTCGCGCGCAGCCGGGACCTGCTGCACGCCGCGCTGGGTGAGCTGCTGGCCGCCGGGGTCGCGGCCGGCACCGTACGCTCGGACGTCGCCCCGGCGGACGTCCTGGCCGGGCTGAGCGGGGTCTGCCTGGTGGCCGGCGAGCCGGGTCAGCGCGGCCAGGCCGGTCGACTACTGGACCTGTTGATGGACGGCCTGCGCCCCCGCCCGCACCCGGCCGGGACTTCGGCGAAGTAG
- a CDS encoding SDR family NAD(P)-dependent oxidoreductase, producing MTTSTPVSTPFSRETTAMDVVRGLDLTNRRAVVTGGSSGIGVETARALAAAGADVTLAVRNIDAGLRAAADITGSTGNDRILVTPLDLTDLGSVTRFVRAWDGPLHMLVNNAGIMAAPELRTEQGWEMQFATNHLGHFALATGLHRALAVAEGGRIVSVSSAAHLRSPVVFEDIHFRQRPYEPWLAYGQSKTANVLFAVAATRRWAQDGVLTNALMPGAIQTNLQRYVTEEELAQLRSGSGGAAAPSWKTVEQGAATSVLVAASPLLDGVGGRYFEDCQEAGPNQPGSRTGYAPYARDPEAAERLWEVSEAYLRG from the coding sequence ATGACCACCAGCACGCCCGTGAGCACCCCGTTCTCCCGCGAGACGACCGCCATGGACGTTGTCCGGGGCCTCGACCTGACCAACCGGCGGGCCGTCGTCACCGGCGGGTCCTCGGGGATCGGCGTCGAGACCGCCCGCGCGCTCGCCGCCGCCGGGGCCGACGTCACCCTCGCCGTCCGCAACATCGACGCCGGCCTGCGGGCCGCCGCGGACATCACCGGCAGCACCGGCAACGACCGGATCCTGGTCACCCCGCTCGACCTCACCGACCTGGGCTCGGTGACCCGGTTCGTGCGCGCCTGGGACGGTCCCCTGCACATGCTTGTCAACAACGCCGGCATCATGGCCGCGCCGGAGCTGCGCACCGAGCAGGGCTGGGAGATGCAGTTCGCCACCAACCACCTCGGCCACTTCGCCCTGGCCACCGGGTTGCACCGGGCGCTGGCCGTCGCCGAGGGCGGGCGGATCGTGTCGGTGAGTTCCGCCGCCCACCTCCGCTCGCCCGTGGTGTTCGAGGACATCCACTTCCGGCAGCGGCCGTACGAGCCGTGGTTGGCCTACGGCCAGTCCAAGACGGCGAACGTGCTCTTCGCCGTGGCGGCCACCCGGCGGTGGGCGCAGGACGGCGTGCTGACCAACGCCCTCATGCCGGGGGCGATCCAGACGAACCTCCAGCGCTACGTCACCGAGGAGGAACTCGCCCAGCTCCGCTCCGGCAGCGGCGGTGCCGCCGCGCCGAGCTGGAAGACCGTCGAGCAGGGCGCGGCAACCTCGGTGCTGGTCGCCGCCTCGCCGCTGCTGGACGGGGTCGGCGGGCGGTACTTCGAGGACTGCCAGGAGGCCGGCCCCAACCAGCCGGGCAGCCGCACCGGCTACGCCCCGTACGCGCGGGACCCGGAGGCCGCCGAGCGGCTCTGGGAGGTCTCCGAGGCGTACCTGCGCGGCTGA
- a CDS encoding DUF4139 domain-containing protein: MSATYRPARAVAVPADGSSHRAVVAAFDLPARLDHVTAPVRAPEAYLRATVTNTSPHTLLPGRAAVFHGPDFVTNTPLRTWAPGEELELALGLDDRVRVERELVRRGASKATLGSTRRREVEYGITVTNHTPRPVDVTVLDQLPVSRDEGIVVRETRLDPQPAQRTELGELTWRLRLEPGGSARLAVAFRVEQAKGVELVGWRE; this comes from the coding sequence GTGTCGGCCACCTACCGGCCGGCGCGGGCGGTCGCGGTACCGGCCGACGGCAGCAGCCACCGCGCGGTCGTGGCGGCCTTCGACCTGCCGGCCCGGCTGGACCACGTGACGGCACCGGTACGGGCGCCCGAGGCGTACCTGCGGGCCACCGTGACCAACACCTCCCCGCACACCCTGCTGCCGGGCCGGGCGGCGGTCTTCCACGGTCCGGACTTCGTCACCAACACCCCGCTGCGGACCTGGGCGCCGGGCGAGGAGCTGGAGCTGGCCCTCGGCCTGGACGACCGGGTCCGGGTGGAGCGCGAGCTGGTCCGCCGCGGTGCCAGCAAGGCCACCCTCGGCTCGACCCGGCGCCGGGAGGTCGAGTACGGCATCACCGTCACCAACCACACCCCCCGGCCGGTGGACGTCACCGTGCTGGACCAACTGCCGGTCTCCCGCGACGAGGGCATCGTGGTGCGGGAGACGCGGCTGGATCCGCAGCCCGCACAGCGCACCGAGCTGGGCGAGCTGACCTGGCGGCTGCGGCTGGAGCCCGGCGGCTCGGCGCGGCTGGCCGTGGCGTTCCGGGTCGAGCAGGCCAAGGGGGTCGAGCTGGTCGGCTGGCGGGAGTAG
- a CDS encoding mucoidy inhibitor MuiA family protein has product MEPEPIDASVVAVTVFPDQARVTRRGRATLPAGEHRIRVAPLPAGANPDSLRVSGRGPATVLGVDTSALRAPRSTDEEVVELTRRRSDLAEEQAGLIDADEVQQRRDTFLAGVAERAAGTYARALAAGDAAAADLAAFSDAIAEQSTGARERMRQLARRRVELDEEIAAVDRALQALAGKRGPDQLAADVTVLVDEAGGEVEIELTYLVGDAGWRPAYDLRLVDETVGVTWFGLISQHTGEDWPECDLRLSTARPAASAAVPELTPWYLDRVRPVPPPPRSPGHAAPMMPMAAARGAGGSAAEAAPRLKQGVATMEQGPCRPPTGRRGRSRYRPTAAATARSWRPSTCRPGWTT; this is encoded by the coding sequence CACCGTCTTCCCGGACCAGGCCCGGGTGACCCGGCGCGGCCGGGCCACGCTGCCGGCCGGCGAGCACCGGATCCGGGTCGCTCCGCTGCCGGCCGGGGCGAACCCGGACTCGCTGCGGGTCAGCGGGCGCGGTCCGGCCACCGTGCTCGGTGTCGACACGAGCGCCCTGCGGGCGCCGCGCAGCACCGACGAGGAGGTCGTCGAGCTGACCCGCCGCCGGAGCGACCTGGCCGAGGAGCAGGCCGGGCTGATCGACGCCGACGAGGTGCAGCAGCGCCGGGACACCTTCCTGGCCGGGGTGGCCGAGCGGGCCGCCGGCACGTACGCCCGGGCACTGGCCGCGGGCGACGCCGCCGCCGCGGACCTGGCGGCCTTCTCGGACGCGATCGCCGAGCAGAGCACCGGCGCCCGCGAGCGGATGCGGCAGCTCGCCCGGCGCCGGGTCGAGCTGGACGAGGAGATCGCCGCGGTGGACCGGGCGCTGCAGGCGCTGGCCGGCAAGCGCGGCCCGGACCAGCTCGCGGCGGACGTCACGGTGCTTGTCGACGAGGCCGGCGGCGAGGTGGAGATCGAGCTGACCTACCTGGTCGGCGACGCCGGCTGGCGACCCGCGTACGACCTGCGGCTGGTCGACGAGACGGTCGGGGTGACCTGGTTCGGGCTGATCAGCCAGCACACCGGCGAGGACTGGCCGGAGTGCGACCTGCGGCTGTCCACCGCCCGGCCGGCGGCCTCGGCGGCCGTACCCGAGCTGACGCCCTGGTACCTGGACCGCGTGCGGCCGGTGCCCCCGCCGCCCCGTTCGCCCGGGCATGCCGCCCCGATGATGCCGATGGCCGCCGCCCGCGGCGCGGGCGGATCGGCGGCCGAGGCCGCGCCGCGGCTCAAGCAGGGCGTCGCCACGATGGAGCAGGGGCCGTGTCGGCCACCTACCGGCCGGCGCGGGCGGTCGCGGTACCGGCCGACGGCAGCAGCCACCGCGCGGTCGTGGCGGCCTTCGACCTGCCGGCCCGGCTGGACCACGTGA